One Sphingobacteruim zhuxiongii DNA window includes the following coding sequences:
- a CDS encoding 3'-5' exonuclease, translating into MELNLKRPLAFFDLETTGVNVSLDKIVEVSILKVSPGGKEESLTLRVNPEMPIPAESSMFHGIYDEDVKDAPTFRERAAEVAEFIGDSDLAGYNSNKFDVPMLMEEFLRAGVPFTLAGRAFVDVQNIFHQMEQRTLKAAYKFYCGESLENAHNAEADVRATYDVLKAQLSKYEGADFEDKHGNVSKPVVNDVQALHTFTNLSKPVDFAGRIVFDEDGDPSINFGKHKGKKVTDVFDVEPSYYAWMQNGDFPLYTKKVLEEIWTNYKNAKKTVKTAAVADKPEPKRVVKREEPKPITSDMLQQLQGKFKK; encoded by the coding sequence ATGGAATTGAATTTAAAGCGCCCGTTGGCCTTTTTTGACTTGGAAACAACGGGAGTCAATGTTTCATTGGATAAAATTGTTGAAGTATCCATTTTGAAAGTATCCCCGGGAGGAAAAGAAGAATCACTTACACTTCGCGTTAACCCTGAGATGCCAATTCCTGCGGAATCATCGATGTTTCATGGTATATATGACGAAGATGTAAAAGATGCGCCGACTTTTCGAGAGCGTGCTGCTGAGGTTGCTGAATTTATCGGCGATTCAGATCTAGCGGGCTATAATTCGAATAAGTTCGATGTACCGATGTTGATGGAAGAGTTTTTGCGAGCTGGCGTTCCTTTTACGTTAGCGGGGCGCGCTTTTGTTGACGTTCAAAATATATTCCATCAAATGGAACAGCGTACGTTAAAAGCGGCGTATAAATTCTATTGTGGAGAATCCCTAGAGAATGCGCATAATGCAGAAGCTGATGTTCGTGCGACCTACGATGTGTTGAAAGCGCAGTTGAGCAAATATGAAGGAGCGGATTTTGAAGATAAGCATGGGAATGTGAGTAAGCCGGTTGTTAATGACGTACAAGCTTTACATACATTTACAAATTTGAGTAAGCCCGTTGACTTTGCTGGACGTATCGTATTTGATGAAGATGGTGATCCTTCCATTAATTTCGGGAAGCATAAGGGTAAAAAAGTGACTGATGTCTTTGATGTAGAGCCGAGTTATTATGCTTGGATGCAGAACGGCGATTTTCCATTATATACAAAGAAAGTGTTGGAGGAGATTTGGACAAATTATAAAAACGCAAAGAAAACGGTAAAGACAGCTGCGGTAGCAGATAAACCCGAGCCCAAGCGTGTCGTAAAGCGCGAAGAGCCCAAGCCAATAACTTCAGATATGTTGCAGCAATTGCAAGGGAAATTTAAGAAATAG